One region of Glutamicibacter sp. B1 genomic DNA includes:
- a CDS encoding GntR family transcriptional regulator — protein MRASDKAYESLRTDIVEWRIAPGTVLAEVEQSERLGVSRTPVREALGRLVADGLAVQQRGRGTVVSEVSDDHVEDLFVLRVALECASAKEAARSTHRESFAELAGRFDAAAHEVKSPGSREAYYQLTQLLDDSIDEAANNKYLSSALRTLRVNLQRVRRMAKDNPRRLKESAREHAAIARAIASGNPEVASAATIVHLHQSLTHIMAHSAGSERQ, from the coding sequence ATGAGGGCAAGTGACAAGGCTTACGAAAGTCTGCGCACCGACATCGTCGAATGGCGCATAGCTCCGGGCACCGTACTTGCAGAAGTCGAGCAATCAGAACGCCTAGGAGTTTCACGCACACCGGTGCGTGAGGCGCTGGGCCGATTGGTCGCCGACGGCTTGGCAGTACAACAGCGCGGACGAGGCACGGTCGTTTCGGAAGTCAGTGATGACCACGTCGAAGACCTCTTTGTGCTGCGCGTAGCGTTGGAATGCGCCAGCGCCAAAGAAGCTGCTCGCTCAACGCACCGTGAGAGTTTCGCTGAATTAGCCGGACGCTTTGACGCGGCCGCCCACGAAGTGAAGAGCCCAGGATCTCGCGAGGCGTACTACCAGCTGACTCAACTACTGGACGACTCCATCGACGAGGCGGCAAACAACAAGTACCTGTCCAGCGCTCTACGCACGCTACGGGTGAACCTGCAACGGGTGCGCCGCATGGCCAAGGACAATCCGCGCCGCCTCAAAGAATCCGCGCGTGAACACGCTGCCATCGCACGAGCCATCGCTAGCGGAAACCCCGAGGTCGCTTCCGCGGCCACGATCGTGCATCTTCACCAATCTTTAACCCACATCATGGCCCATTCGGCCGGTTCAGAAAGGCAATGA
- a CDS encoding DUF2975 domain-containing protein, whose product MGKFSIVGLKVVLTVILAGTLFVQLIMIPMILIHDSSGNTDDRLIQGSFLSYLFLAGLIIETCVFCVWKLATRVKRGTVFDPASLGYVRPIILAFAVGSIATFALAAIFATTTQIAPGVALLVGGAGLLMVGISIIVLVLRQLLEQATMTEAQAAELRTELGGVI is encoded by the coding sequence ATGGGAAAATTCAGTATTGTCGGTCTAAAAGTAGTTCTGACCGTAATTTTGGCGGGAACGCTGTTCGTGCAACTCATCATGATCCCGATGATCTTGATCCATGATTCTTCAGGCAACACGGACGACCGGCTTATCCAAGGCTCTTTCCTTAGCTATCTTTTTCTTGCAGGGCTCATCATTGAAACCTGCGTCTTTTGCGTTTGGAAACTGGCGACGAGGGTTAAGCGCGGAACCGTCTTTGATCCCGCATCCTTAGGCTACGTACGGCCAATCATCTTGGCGTTCGCCGTTGGTTCCATCGCCACGTTCGCCCTTGCCGCGATCTTTGCCACGACTACCCAGATCGCTCCGGGCGTTGCGCTTCTGGTTGGCGGAGCCGGATTATTGATGGTTGGTATCAGCATTATCGTCCTTGTTCTGCGACAACTTCTGGAACAAGCAACCATGACCGAAGCCCAAGCAGCAGAGCTTCGCACCGAGCTCGGTGGCGTGATCTAA
- a CDS encoding 8-oxo-dGTP diphosphatase encodes MTVNDEGFVSNPRPVALVALLAQRDGHAEILLGRKLRGFGQGKIVLPGGKVEPGESTIDAATREFFEETGLQVSRQELEATALIKFRFSALPAADMDCMAFIARSASGEESTSDELEPLWVRIDQLPTDQMWQDSKLWLPQLADGQRFSVTIVVADDHESVQSITFEPWD; translated from the coding sequence ATGACTGTGAACGACGAAGGTTTTGTGAGTAATCCTCGACCGGTGGCCTTGGTTGCATTGCTCGCCCAACGAGATGGCCATGCAGAAATTCTGCTGGGACGAAAGCTTCGCGGATTTGGACAGGGCAAGATCGTTCTCCCGGGTGGAAAAGTGGAGCCGGGGGAGTCGACCATTGACGCAGCGACCCGAGAATTCTTCGAAGAAACCGGCCTGCAAGTTTCACGGCAAGAACTAGAAGCCACTGCGCTAATCAAGTTCAGGTTTAGTGCACTCCCGGCAGCTGACATGGATTGCATGGCCTTTATCGCCCGCAGTGCGTCAGGAGAAGAAAGCACCAGTGATGAACTTGAACCACTGTGGGTTCGAATTGATCAACTGCCGACTGACCAAATGTGGCAAGACTCTAAATTGTGGTTGCCCCAACTTGCTGACGGTCAACGGTTCAGCGTAACGATCGTTGTGGCAGATGATCATGAGTCTGTGCAGTCAATAACCTTTGAGCCTTGGGATTAG
- a CDS encoding helix-turn-helix domain-containing protein: protein MGILVNIDVMLAKRKMGVGELSEKIGITPANLAVLKNGRAKAVRFSTLEALCRELQCQPGDLLVFEPDSEPDSPHSVEG from the coding sequence ATGGGGATTCTCGTAAATATCGACGTCATGCTAGCCAAACGAAAAATGGGCGTCGGCGAGTTGTCTGAGAAAATCGGCATCACGCCAGCAAATCTGGCGGTACTCAAAAACGGGCGTGCCAAGGCAGTTCGTTTTAGTACGTTAGAAGCACTTTGTCGCGAGCTGCAGTGCCAACCAGGCGATCTGTTAGTCTTCGAGCCGGACTCGGAGCCAGATAGCCCGCATTCTGTCGAAGGCTAA
- the xerD gene encoding site-specific tyrosine recombinase XerD gives MSEPFGRAVKQYLQYLAIERGLAENTLASYRRDLTRYVEALQAYQLSDPQQITESTISGYLQDLSRGDENHKPLGARSVARHAVAIRQLHKYWELEGICAPNPAREIQPPAIGQSLPKAISIAQVTRLLDSVSTETPAGLRDRAILEFLYATGARISEVVDLDVDDLHFAEDAVVRLFGKGSKERIVPVGGYAQRAVSDYLVRSRPGLAVKGKGTPALFLNQRGGRLSRQSVWLLISKAAQRSGINMEVSPHTLRHSFATHLLEGGADVRVVQELLGHASVTTTQIYTKVTVDSLREAYQLAHPRVR, from the coding sequence ATGAGCGAACCCTTTGGGCGGGCCGTCAAGCAGTACTTGCAGTATCTAGCCATCGAACGTGGACTCGCTGAAAATACCCTTGCTTCGTACCGTCGGGACCTCACCCGATACGTCGAAGCTTTACAGGCTTACCAGCTAAGCGACCCACAACAGATTACCGAATCCACCATCAGTGGGTACTTACAGGACCTTTCACGTGGCGACGAAAACCACAAACCATTAGGCGCACGCTCAGTAGCTCGTCACGCCGTAGCGATCCGGCAACTGCACAAATACTGGGAGCTGGAAGGAATCTGCGCTCCCAACCCTGCACGAGAAATTCAGCCACCTGCGATTGGTCAGTCCCTGCCAAAAGCGATTTCCATTGCGCAGGTGACACGGCTGCTCGATTCAGTGAGTACTGAAACTCCTGCTGGATTACGTGATCGCGCGATCCTTGAGTTTCTGTATGCGACCGGCGCCCGCATTTCAGAAGTCGTCGATCTCGACGTGGACGATCTTCATTTTGCTGAGGATGCAGTGGTCCGGCTCTTTGGTAAAGGTTCCAAAGAACGAATTGTTCCTGTTGGGGGATATGCGCAAAGAGCCGTTAGCGACTATTTGGTACGCTCTCGCCCAGGTCTAGCGGTGAAGGGCAAAGGCACGCCTGCTCTGTTCCTCAACCAACGTGGTGGTCGACTGTCCCGACAGTCCGTCTGGCTGTTAATCAGCAAGGCAGCCCAGCGCTCAGGTATCAATATGGAAGTCTCGCCACATACCTTGCGCCATTCCTTCGCGACCCACTTATTAGAGGGCGGAGCCGATGTTCGTGTGGTCCAAGAACTGCTCGGTCACGCATCGGTGACGACGACGCAGATCTACACCAAGGTGACCGTAGACTCGCTGCGCGAGGCTTATCAGTTGGCCCACCCGAGGGTTAGATGA
- a CDS encoding bifunctional 2-methylcitrate synthase/citrate synthase, translating to MTTTEEIKKGLAGVVVDYTAVSKVNPETNSLLYRGYPVQDLAANKSFEEVALLLWTGELPSQSELTEFSAFERANRALDPRVKAAIDLLPTDCHPMDVGRTAVSVIGANHPEAENSSPEAELLKAKELFAAFPAVVAYDQRRRRGLDVVAPREDLDYSSNFLWMTFGEEAAPEVVDAFRVSMVLYAEHSFNASTFTARVITSTLSDLHSAVTGAIGALKGPLHGGANEAVMHTFTEIGINKDESREDAAKRAKAWMEEALAAKKKVMGFGHRVYKHGDSRVPTMKAALDRMIEHYGRHEMLGLYDGLEAAMDEAKSIKPNLDYPAGPTYHLMGFDTEMFTPIFIAARITGWTSHIFEQRAANALIRPLSAYNGSEQRAL from the coding sequence ATGACTACCACCGAGGAAATCAAAAAAGGCCTGGCAGGCGTCGTCGTTGACTACACCGCCGTCTCCAAGGTCAACCCAGAAACGAACTCACTGTTATATCGCGGATACCCGGTTCAGGACCTGGCCGCCAACAAATCTTTCGAAGAGGTCGCACTCCTGTTGTGGACCGGCGAATTACCCTCCCAAAGTGAACTCACCGAGTTCAGTGCGTTCGAAAGAGCCAATCGAGCTTTGGATCCGCGGGTCAAGGCTGCTATCGATCTGCTCCCCACCGACTGCCATCCGATGGACGTTGGCCGCACCGCAGTTTCGGTCATCGGCGCCAATCATCCTGAAGCGGAGAATTCTTCACCGGAGGCTGAGCTGCTCAAAGCCAAAGAGCTCTTCGCGGCCTTCCCAGCTGTTGTTGCCTACGATCAGCGCCGGCGCCGCGGACTGGACGTTGTTGCACCACGCGAGGATCTGGATTACTCGTCTAACTTCCTCTGGATGACTTTTGGCGAAGAAGCCGCCCCCGAGGTAGTTGATGCATTCCGAGTTTCCATGGTCCTCTACGCGGAACACTCGTTTAACGCTTCGACGTTCACCGCCAGAGTGATCACCTCAACCCTGTCGGATCTTCATTCGGCCGTCACCGGTGCCATTGGTGCACTCAAGGGACCCCTTCATGGCGGGGCCAATGAAGCAGTGATGCATACGTTCACTGAAATTGGCATCAATAAGGACGAGTCCCGTGAAGATGCGGCGAAACGCGCCAAGGCTTGGATGGAAGAAGCCCTGGCTGCGAAAAAGAAGGTCATGGGCTTCGGACACCGAGTGTACAAGCACGGCGATTCCCGTGTGCCGACCATGAAAGCCGCATTGGACCGGATGATCGAGCACTATGGTCGCCACGAAATGTTGGGGCTATACGACGGTTTGGAAGCAGCCATGGATGAGGCGAAGTCGATTAAGCCGAACCTGGACTACCCTGCCGGGCCAACTTATCACCTGATGGGCTTCGATACCGAGATGTTCACCCCGATCTTCATCGCGGCACGTATTACTGGTTGGACTAGCCATATCTTCGAACAGCGCGCGGCTAACGCGCTGATTCGCCCGCTCTCTGCCTACAACGGCTCGGAGCAGCGCGCACTCTAA
- a CDS encoding CTP synthase: MVQRNSTRDSRSSETTKHIFVTGGVASSLGKGLTASSLGHLLRARGLSVTMQKLDPYLNVDPGTMNPFQHGEVFVTDDGAETDLDIGHYERFLDENLPGTANVTTGQVYSTVLERERRGEYLGDTVQVIPHITDEIKRRMRLAATDPAKGKSAPDVIITEIGGTVGDIESQPFLEAARQVRQDIGRKNAFFVHVSLVPFIGPSHELKTKPTQHSVAALRSIGIQPDSLVIRSDRPIPAEMRAKLGRTCDVDTEAVINCADAPSIYDIPKVIHSQGLDAYIVQTLELKFRDVDWTSWDRLLEVVHNPSTELTVALVGKYIDLPDAYLSVTEALRAGGFANNAKVNIRWVPADDCATEAGAAKALEGAEAICVPGGFGIRGLEGKLGALRFARENKLPTLGLCLGLQSMVIEYARNVAGLEGASSTEFDPETTTPVIATMEEQLAIVDGKGDLGGTMRLGLYDAKLAEGSVLAATYGTTDVAERHRHRYEVNNAYRAQLEEAGLVFSGTSPDGSLVEFVELPKDVHPYYVSTQAHPELSSRPTRPHPMFAGLVAAALEQRN; this comes from the coding sequence GTGGTGCAGCGTAATTCAACTCGTGATTCTCGGTCGTCTGAAACGACAAAGCATATCTTCGTCACCGGTGGTGTGGCCTCTTCCCTGGGTAAGGGATTGACGGCATCCAGCCTCGGACATCTACTTCGAGCTCGTGGTCTCTCCGTGACCATGCAGAAGCTCGACCCGTACCTGAACGTCGATCCAGGTACCATGAACCCTTTCCAGCACGGTGAAGTCTTCGTAACTGATGACGGCGCCGAGACAGACCTGGACATCGGACACTACGAACGTTTCTTGGATGAAAACCTTCCTGGAACAGCTAACGTAACTACCGGTCAGGTTTACTCAACCGTTCTTGAACGCGAACGCCGTGGTGAATACCTAGGCGATACCGTTCAGGTCATTCCGCATATTACCGATGAGATCAAGCGTCGTATGCGCTTGGCAGCGACCGACCCAGCTAAGGGCAAATCAGCTCCCGATGTGATCATCACCGAAATCGGTGGAACCGTCGGCGATATCGAGTCGCAACCGTTCTTGGAAGCAGCTCGTCAGGTCCGTCAGGATATCGGACGCAAGAATGCTTTCTTCGTTCACGTCTCCTTGGTTCCGTTTATCGGCCCTAGCCACGAACTGAAGACCAAGCCAACCCAGCACTCTGTAGCTGCGTTGCGTTCCATCGGTATTCAGCCAGACTCCCTCGTGATTCGTTCGGATCGTCCGATTCCAGCGGAAATGCGCGCCAAGCTTGGCCGTACTTGCGACGTTGACACCGAAGCGGTCATCAACTGCGCTGATGCTCCAAGCATCTACGACATTCCTAAGGTTATTCACTCCCAGGGCTTGGACGCATATATCGTTCAGACCTTGGAACTGAAATTCCGCGATGTTGACTGGACCTCCTGGGATCGCCTGCTAGAGGTTGTACATAACCCAAGCACTGAACTGACCGTGGCTTTGGTTGGTAAGTACATTGACCTTCCGGATGCTTACCTTTCGGTGACTGAAGCACTGCGTGCCGGTGGTTTCGCCAACAACGCTAAGGTCAACATCCGTTGGGTTCCGGCCGATGATTGCGCCACCGAAGCTGGAGCCGCCAAGGCTCTTGAGGGTGCTGAAGCAATTTGTGTACCTGGTGGTTTCGGTATTCGTGGACTTGAAGGCAAGCTCGGTGCGCTGCGTTTCGCTCGCGAAAACAAGTTGCCAACTCTTGGTCTTTGCCTTGGTCTGCAGTCCATGGTCATTGAATACGCACGAAACGTAGCAGGCCTTGAAGGTGCTTCGTCTACCGAATTCGATCCAGAAACCACCACCCCGGTCATCGCGACCATGGAGGAACAGCTGGCGATCGTTGATGGAAAGGGCGATCTTGGTGGAACCATGCGTCTTGGCCTCTACGATGCCAAATTGGCTGAAGGCTCGGTTCTGGCAGCTACCTACGGCACGACCGATGTTGCAGAACGTCACCGTCACCGTTACGAAGTCAACAACGCCTACCGTGCTCAGCTTGAGGAAGCCGGACTGGTCTTCTCAGGCACCTCACCTGACGGTAGCCTGGTCGAGTTCGTGGAACTGCCAAAGGACGTACACCCTTACTATGTCTCCACTCAGGCGCACCCAGAACTCTCCAGCCGACCAACCCGTCCACACCCAATGTTCGCGGGACTAGTCGCGGCTGCCTTGGAACAGCGTAACTAG
- a CDS encoding MmgE/PrpD family protein produces MIKHPVRVYRSEENLAREDQLAHKIATVAADPVEVTDEVREMIINRIIDNASVAIASLNRGPIIAARAQALTHGPSSGGAGASVFGITDKVSPEWAAWANGVAVRELDYHDTFLAAEYSHPGDNIPPILAVAQHAGASGKDLIRGIATGYEIQVDLVKAICLHKHKIDHVAHLGPSAAAGIGTLLGLDIETIFQAVGQGLHTTTATRQSRKGEISTWKAHAPAFAGKMAVEAADRAMRGQTSPVPIYEGEDGVIAWLLDGPDAAYEVPLPEAGEAKRAILDTYTKEHSAEYQAQAWIDLARKLHGEHPEAADPKNVKSVLIKTSHHTHYVIGSGANDPQKYDPTASRETLDHSIPYIFTVALQDGAWHHVDSYSPQRAGRADTVELWHKVTTEEDPEWTRRYHSLDISEKAFGGSVEITLNDGTIITDEIAVADAHPLGARPFAREQYINKFRTLATGLVDEAEIDRFIAAAENLENLGAGELDQLNIVAAAGVIDLEAAPKGLF; encoded by the coding sequence ATGATCAAGCATCCTGTACGCGTTTACCGCTCCGAAGAAAACTTAGCCCGTGAAGACCAACTGGCTCACAAGATCGCCACCGTCGCCGCCGACCCGGTAGAAGTTACCGACGAGGTGCGCGAGATGATCATCAACCGCATTATTGACAATGCCTCGGTAGCCATTGCTTCGCTGAACCGTGGACCAATCATCGCCGCCCGCGCGCAGGCACTGACCCACGGGCCATCGTCCGGTGGCGCTGGCGCTTCTGTTTTTGGCATCACCGACAAAGTCTCCCCAGAGTGGGCTGCTTGGGCCAACGGTGTAGCAGTCCGCGAGCTCGACTACCACGACACCTTCCTTGCTGCCGAGTATTCCCACCCAGGCGACAACATTCCACCGATCCTTGCCGTGGCTCAGCACGCCGGCGCATCGGGCAAGGACCTCATCCGAGGCATTGCCACCGGCTACGAAATCCAGGTGGACCTTGTCAAAGCCATCTGCTTGCACAAGCACAAGATCGATCACGTGGCACACCTCGGCCCATCGGCAGCTGCCGGCATCGGCACCCTACTGGGTCTAGATATCGAAACGATCTTCCAGGCCGTCGGTCAAGGCCTGCACACCACCACCGCGACCCGCCAATCGCGCAAGGGCGAGATCTCCACCTGGAAGGCACATGCTCCAGCTTTCGCCGGCAAGATGGCCGTCGAAGCCGCGGACCGCGCCATGCGCGGACAGACTTCCCCAGTGCCGATCTATGAAGGTGAAGACGGCGTCATCGCCTGGCTGCTCGATGGTCCGGATGCTGCCTATGAGGTGCCACTGCCAGAAGCAGGCGAAGCCAAACGAGCCATCCTGGACACCTACACCAAGGAACACTCCGCCGAATATCAGGCACAGGCTTGGATCGACCTTGCCCGCAAGCTGCACGGCGAACACCCAGAAGCCGCCGATCCAAAGAACGTGAAGTCGGTATTAATCAAGACCAGCCACCACACCCACTACGTCATCGGCTCCGGAGCCAACGACCCACAGAAATACGATCCAACCGCTTCGCGTGAGACCCTGGACCACTCCATCCCGTACATCTTCACGGTCGCCCTGCAGGACGGTGCGTGGCACCACGTGGATTCCTACTCGCCGCAGCGTGCTGGACGCGCCGACACCGTAGAGTTGTGGCACAAGGTCACCACCGAAGAAGACCCAGAGTGGACCCGTCGTTACCACTCGCTCGACATCTCCGAGAAGGCCTTCGGCGGTTCGGTAGAGATTACCCTGAACGATGGCACCATCATCACCGATGAAATCGCCGTGGCCGACGCCCACCCACTGGGCGCTCGCCCCTTCGCCCGCGAACAGTACATCAACAAGTTCCGCACCCTGGCCACCGGTCTGGTGGACGAGGCGGAAATCGACCGTTTCATCGCCGCTGCCGAAAACCTGGAAAACCTTGGCGCTGGCGAACTAGACCAGCTGAATATCGTGGCCGCCGCCGGCGTGATCGATCTGGAAGCCGCTCCGAAGGGCTTGTTCTAA
- the prpB gene encoding methylisocitrate lyase: MLYSTTTPAAKRQALREMLTPGAARQFPGAFNPLSAKLISEKQFDGIYISGAVLANDLGLPDIGLTSLTEVATRAGQIARMSDLPAIVDADTGFGEPMNVARTIQELEYAGLAGCHIEDQFNPKRCGHLDGKNVVDTDTMLKRIAAAADARIDENFLIMARTDIRAVEGLDSAIDRAKAMVDAGADAIFPEAMKNVAEFEAVCNAVDVPVLANMTEFGKSELFNRQELADAGVALIIYPVTLLRSAMGAAERVLDAISEDGTQQREVDNMLTRSRLYELVDYEAYNRFDTGIFNFQVPTLDIDSNSANL; encoded by the coding sequence ATGCTGTACTCAACAACCACCCCCGCAGCAAAGCGTCAGGCACTACGTGAAATGCTCACTCCCGGGGCTGCCCGCCAGTTCCCCGGCGCCTTCAATCCGCTCTCGGCCAAGCTCATCAGCGAGAAACAGTTCGACGGAATCTATATCTCCGGCGCGGTACTCGCCAATGATCTAGGCCTGCCAGACATCGGTTTGACTTCACTCACCGAGGTGGCCACGCGTGCTGGGCAGATCGCCCGCATGAGTGACCTGCCGGCGATTGTGGATGCCGACACCGGTTTTGGCGAGCCCATGAACGTGGCGCGCACCATCCAGGAGTTGGAATACGCAGGTCTTGCCGGCTGCCACATCGAGGACCAGTTCAATCCGAAACGCTGCGGTCACTTAGATGGCAAGAACGTGGTGGATACCGACACCATGCTCAAGCGCATCGCAGCCGCTGCCGACGCACGTATCGATGAGAACTTCCTGATCATGGCCCGCACTGATATTCGTGCGGTCGAAGGACTGGACTCAGCGATCGACCGCGCCAAGGCCATGGTGGATGCCGGCGCCGATGCGATCTTCCCCGAAGCGATGAAGAACGTCGCCGAGTTTGAGGCAGTATGTAACGCGGTGGATGTTCCAGTTCTGGCGAACATGACGGAGTTCGGCAAGTCTGAACTTTTCAACCGCCAAGAATTGGCCGACGCCGGGGTCGCATTGATCATTTACCCGGTCACCCTGTTGCGTAGCGCCATGGGTGCGGCCGAGCGTGTACTGGATGCCATCAGCGAAGATGGCACCCAACAACGCGAAGTGGATAACATGTTAACTAGATCACGTCTCTATGAGCTCGTGGACTACGAAGCTTACAACCGCTTTGATACCGGAATTTTCAATTTCCAGGTCCCGACCCTGGACATTGATTCCAATAGCGCGAACCTCTAG
- a CDS encoding NUDIX hydrolase produces the protein MPPITDEFSPRELLSRETVYEGRIWNVVHDSVKLSETGGTIQRDYISHPGAVSVLVMDANERVLLVNQYRHPVGMRLWEIPAGLLDVDGEEPLDAAKRELWEEADRTANHWAILTDVFLSPGSSAEAVRVYLARDPQLVPEDQRHVRTEEEAEMISTWVPLEEAVAAVLAGKIHNPTAMIALLAAQAARASKYTNLRDANEPFDVHPYLREG, from the coding sequence ATGCCTCCGATTACTGACGAATTTTCTCCGCGCGAACTGCTCAGCCGGGAAACGGTGTATGAAGGTCGGATCTGGAATGTTGTTCACGATTCGGTGAAGCTTTCGGAAACTGGTGGAACCATCCAGCGCGACTACATCAGCCACCCCGGCGCGGTCAGCGTTTTGGTGATGGATGCCAATGAGCGCGTCCTACTGGTCAACCAATACCGCCATCCGGTTGGAATGCGTCTATGGGAGATCCCGGCAGGGCTTTTGGACGTCGATGGTGAAGAACCGCTAGACGCAGCCAAGCGAGAGCTCTGGGAAGAAGCTGATCGAACCGCCAACCACTGGGCTATCCTGACCGACGTCTTCCTCAGCCCGGGATCTTCCGCGGAAGCCGTTCGTGTCTACCTCGCACGTGATCCTCAGCTCGTTCCTGAAGATCAGCGCCATGTACGCACCGAAGAAGAGGCGGAAATGATCAGCACCTGGGTTCCGCTCGAAGAAGCTGTTGCGGCGGTGCTGGCCGGAAAAATTCACAATCCAACGGCGATGATCGCACTGTTGGCGGCCCAAGCTGCACGCGCGAGCAAGTACACGAACCTCCGTGACGCCAACGAACCATTCGACGTTCATCCCTACCTGCGCGAAGGATGA
- a CDS encoding AMP-binding protein, whose amino-acid sequence MAQEYRRAFAQATNDPASFWLEAAKDLQWDTAPLIAIDDSRKPLYSWFPDGQLNLSNNALDRHVAAGRGENIALIYDSAMLGSVHKYSYAQLLREVETFAGVLVARGITMGDRVLIYLPMIPQAVIAMLACARLGVVHSVVFGGFAPKELAARITDCAPVAIITASGGIEPSRRIEYLPAVAEALSLAQPAVKDVIVAHRDGFEHEISEYQNQPINGQNITWLDWDQQAREASPAGAVSLPSTHPLYVLYTSGTTGAPKGVVRDTGGYGTALQYSMNAIYDVHPGDTMFTASDVGWVVGHSYIVYAPLIAGATTVLYEGKPVGTPDAGVFGRIIEDHKVTMMFTAPTALRAVRKADPAGQLIAGHDLSSLRSLFVAGERLDPDTYHFATELFQVPVVDNWWQTETGWPIASNPLGLEELPAKAGSPTTPVPGFDVQVRDALGEELQAGQEGNIVVRLPLPPGALTTLWGNDQRFIDTYLSQIEGCYLTGDSGFLDEDGYLFVMGRTDDVINVSGHRLSTGAMEQVLASHPAVAECAVIGLADALKGQRASGYVVLKSGVAIEHDALAKEIIALVRQHIGAVADFREVTVVSALPKTRSGKILRKTMRQIADGKEYTVPSTIEDVAVLDDLVPLLRPGT is encoded by the coding sequence ATGGCACAGGAATATCGTCGGGCCTTCGCCCAGGCCACCAACGACCCAGCTAGTTTCTGGCTAGAAGCAGCTAAAGACCTTCAGTGGGATACCGCACCACTTATAGCGATCGACGATTCCCGTAAGCCACTGTATTCATGGTTCCCAGACGGACAACTAAACCTCTCGAACAATGCACTGGACCGGCATGTGGCGGCGGGCCGGGGCGAGAATATTGCCCTGATCTACGATTCCGCGATGCTCGGGAGCGTTCATAAATACAGCTATGCGCAGCTACTGCGTGAAGTTGAAACCTTCGCTGGCGTGTTGGTCGCCCGCGGCATCACCATGGGAGATCGCGTTCTGATTTACCTGCCCATGATCCCGCAAGCGGTCATCGCCATGCTTGCTTGCGCCCGACTTGGGGTCGTGCATTCTGTGGTTTTTGGTGGTTTTGCCCCTAAAGAGTTGGCGGCGCGCATCACTGACTGTGCACCGGTCGCGATCATTACAGCCTCCGGCGGCATAGAACCGAGTCGCCGCATCGAATACCTGCCTGCGGTCGCTGAAGCGCTGTCGTTGGCGCAACCAGCGGTCAAAGATGTGATTGTTGCTCACCGCGACGGGTTCGAACATGAGATCTCCGAGTATCAGAACCAACCCATCAATGGCCAAAATATCACCTGGTTGGATTGGGATCAGCAGGCGCGCGAGGCCAGCCCGGCCGGTGCAGTATCGCTGCCCTCCACCCACCCGCTCTACGTGTTGTATACCTCGGGCACGACCGGGGCGCCCAAGGGGGTCGTGCGCGATACCGGTGGTTACGGGACCGCGCTGCAATACTCGATGAACGCGATCTACGACGTGCACCCGGGGGACACCATGTTCACCGCCTCCGATGTGGGCTGGGTGGTAGGGCACTCCTATATTGTGTACGCACCACTGATCGCCGGCGCTACCACGGTGCTTTACGAGGGCAAGCCCGTGGGCACCCCGGATGCCGGAGTCTTTGGTCGAATTATCGAAGACCATAAGGTCACCATGATGTTTACCGCACCCACGGCCCTGCGCGCAGTGCGCAAGGCTGACCCGGCAGGTCAGCTGATCGCCGGTCATGATCTTTCCAGTTTGCGGTCCTTGTTTGTTGCCGGCGAGCGCTTGGATCCAGATACCTACCACTTTGCCACCGAGCTATTTCAGGTTCCGGTGGTGGATAACTGGTGGCAAACCGAAACTGGGTGGCCGATCGCCTCCAATCCTTTGGGGCTAGAAGAGTTGCCGGCCAAGGCGGGATCGCCCACCACTCCGGTGCCCGGTTTTGACGTTCAGGTTCGTGATGCCTTAGGTGAAGAACTGCAGGCGGGGCAAGAAGGGAATATTGTTGTACGACTGCCCCTGCCTCCGGGTGCGTTGACCACGCTCTGGGGTAATGATCAGCGGTTTATTGACACCTATCTATCGCAGATCGAGGGCTGCTATCTGACCGGAGACTCGGGGTTCCTGGACGAGGACGGGTACCTGTTTGTGATGGGTCGTACCGATGATGTCATCAACGTCTCCGGGCACCGGTTGTCCACCGGGGCCATGGAGCAGGTGTTAGCCAGTCATCCTGCGGTCGCCGAGTGTGCGGTCATTGGGCTGGCCGATGCCCTGAAGGGCCAACGGGCCAGTGGGTATGTGGTGCTGAAATCAGGTGTAGCCATCGAGCACGACGCGCTCGCCAAAGAAATTATTGCCCTAGTGAGACAACATATTGGTGCGGTGGCTGACTTTCGTGAAGTGACGGTGGTTTCGGCCTTGCCAAAGACCCGTTCGGGCAAGATCTTGCGCAAAACTATGCGCCAAATCGCCGATGGTAAAGAATACACAGTTCCCTCAACCATTGAGGATGTGGCGGTACTCGATGATCTGGTTCCGTTATTGCGCCCCGGAACGTAG